CAGTCCTGGCGTGTTGGGGGAGCTCACGTTGATCACGGCGTAATCCGCCATGGGAGCCAAGTGCTCCAGGGATGCGGCGTAATCATCGGGCGCCTGCTCGAGGGATGTGACCTTCGATTTGCCCACATTGATTCCCAAGACTGCCGGGCGTTGACCCGGCGGCTCCAACCGCTGACGGTCGAGGGTTTTCAACAACTCCTGTGCACCATCGTTGTTGAATCCCATGCGATTCAATGCCGCCTGCTCCTCTGCAAGGCGGAACAAACGTGGTTTGGGATTCCCCGGCTGACCATGCCAAGTGACGGTGCCAACCTCCGCAAAGCCAAAACCAAAGCGATCCCAAATCCCTGCAGCGACACCGTTTTTGTCGAATCCAGCCGCCAAACCAACGGGATTCGGAAAACGACAACCAAACAACACCTGTTCCAAGCGCAGGTCGCGACGCTGTAGATCTGCCGCCACACCATCGAGAACGGATGACACCCCAGGCCAACGGCGGCGCAGGCTTGCCTGACCAAGGGCCGTCAACGCCACTTGCGAGAGCTGCTCCGCATCGAGGCCTTCATCGCGAGCGAGGAGGGGACCCAGCCAACGTTGATAAAAAGCACCGCTGCCAAGCGGACCAACCGAAGAAGACGGTGACATCCGGAGTCTCACGACTCCCCTGATCCTCCCTCGCGACGCTGCAGGCGCCAGCGACCGGTGTCCTCCGGACTGACCAACCAATCACGCCAAATCCAAGGGCCATCCTTGGCTTCCAACTGCTTCATGGGTTGCTCCACCAACTGCGCCAGCTCAATCACCGTCAGGGCAAATGCCCCCTCCGCCAGCCGGTCTGCGAGCTCCAGCCGTGTCAGCAGCTGCTGGAGCGGCGCCGGTGCCAGATCGCTGTTAGGAGGCGCCGGAGCAAGCGAAGTCTTCACACCAACGGCTAAATCGGGAGCTGCACCCTGGGAAAACGCCACAGCAATACGGTCGACACGCTCATTGTCTGGATCGCCGCTATGGCCCTTCACATGGGTGAGCGGAACGTCGTCGAGACGAGCCTCATCCAAAGACTTCCACAAATCCTGATTCAGCACAGGCTTACCCGCAGCCGTTCGCCAGCCTTTGCGTTTCCACCCCTTCATCCAAGATCCCAACCCATCGATGAGGTATTTGCTGTCGGTCCTCAGGGTGAGATCGGGATGCCGTGGCAAATCTTTTAAACGCTCCAACAATGCCAAAGCCGCCTGGAGCTCCATCCGATTGTTGGTGGTGGCAGGGTCATAGCCACCCAACTCTTCAACGCTGCCATCCTCAAACCGCAGCAATGCGCCCCATCCGCCGGGACCCGGATTGCCACGGCAGGCACCATCCGTCGCGGCAGCCACAACACGACCCCGTCCATCAGCCATTGGTCCCCCCTCGCAAAATTCGGTAGAACACGGGTTCTCACGCAGCCGTGTATGAGGCGAACCTACCCCCGAGCCGCAGGCATGGCTGCCACTGGTGTTGCTGCGACTGGTGTTCTGGCCCTGCTGTTGCCCAATACGCTCGCTGCCCGGGGAATCTTTGAGAGCAGGCCCCTCCCGCAAGACCGTTTTGCCGTGCTGGCGCAGCCCGTCGGTCAAACCGGCTGGAAACTACTGGTGCTCGAACAAATCAAGCGCAAACCCCTGTGCTGGAGGCCACGCGCTGATGGCCTCGTCGAGCCCTCGCTGAATAGCTTTAATTTCGCAGGGATTTGCAGTCGCTATCTCGATAGCAATGGCTATTCCCTCCGCAGCAGCGGCTCAGACCTTGGAAGGCGGTTCCGGTTGCGCTTAATGCAAAGCGGATCAACCCTGCAATTACAAGCATTCAATCCAGATCAAACAGCACCGATCGTGGTTGGGAGTGCACCCGTCCCAAGCCGACAGCGAAATGGCTTTGTTCGGCTAGAGCTGAATAACGACTGGCAGCTCGAACGACGCGTCTACCAAGGACGAACCCTGAGCCATCTTTATTTCTCGAATCCAGATCCGATTCAACTGTTGATGGCGCGAGCCATCCGCCAGGCCAGGGGCTCGAGCATGGCCAAGCTTGGTCCGTCGCGGGCCCCAAGCATGCCGCCACCAATCCCACCAACCCCGACAACATCACGCGGCAGCTCCTTGGCATCGCGGCTTAGCAGCGTCCAACGGGTCGCGAGCGCAGGCCCGATCCCGCTACAAGTGATCCCGTACAGCAGCCCTCGCCAAACACTGGCACAGTGACAGTTTTCAGAGAGGCCAGCGAGATAACCAATCACATTTGAGGACTTTTAGGTTTCTAGGGTGTGAGGAGTGCAAAACACCTCTTCAGGGTCGAAACAAGGACAGACTCCTGAACGTGTTCCACAAAAAACCCTGCCTTCGGCGGGGTTTTTTTATTGCCGAGCCCAATACACAACAAAAAAGCGACCCCCCGAGGAGAGTCGCTTTTGTTGAAAAAAATGAGATGCGGATCGGCGAAAAGCCGATCCCACAGGATCACTTGATTGTGACCTTGCCACCCACTTCTTCGATGGCCTTCTTGAGGGCTTCGGCATCGTCCTTGGACGCACCTTCTTTGACCAGCTTTGGAGCGGCCTCGACCAGAGCCTTGGCATCGCCCAAGCCCAAACCGGTCGCTTCGCGAACGGCCTTGAGAACTTTGATCTTGGCGGAAGCTTCGAAGCTTTCCAAGATCACATCGAACTCGGTCTTTTCTTCAGCAGCCTCACCGCCACCAGCAGCGCCAGGGGCAGCCATCACGACGCCAGCTGATGCGGCGGCGGAGACACCAAAAGCCTCTTCGATCTGCTTAACAAGCTCGGAAGCTTCAAGCAGAGAAAGGGATTTCAGCGATTCGAGGATTTCGTCGGTTTTTGCAGACATGGTTGAAAATCAGCAACAGATCAGGAAATAGACGTGGTGGTAGAGCGAACTCAGCTGTCGCCGCCTTCGGCGTGCTGCTTGAGTGCCCTGGCCATACCGGTGGGAACCTCGTTGATGCCAACGGCGACCTTGGTGGCCACAGCGTTGATTGCACCAGCGATCTGAGCCATGAGTTCTTCCCTGGAAGGAAGATCAGCGATGGCCTTGATCTCGTCTTGAGAAAGAAGCTTGCCTTCGAAAAGAGCGCCCTTGGTCTCAGACTTTTTGAATTCGTTCTGGAAAGACCGAACGGCCTTTACACCAGCACCAACATCGCCTTTTACAAGAACGAAAGCGTTGGTACCCGTCAGAAGCGAATCGAGGTTGGCCCAGGAGCTGTCACCATCAATGGCACGGCGCATCAAGGTGTTTTTAGTCACCTTGCAGACGCTGTTGGTGACCCGGAGACGATCCCGCAGGTCAGACATTTCCTTGATGGACAGGCCCTTGAAATCAAGGACCAATGCCAGCTCGGTCTCGGCGAGGAGCCCTTTGAGCTCTCCGACGATCTGTTGCTTGTTCTCCAGAGTGCGGCCCATGATGATTGGATCGGATTGAAGGAACAAGCAGGACATGCGGCCGATCGAGTCTCAAAAATGAGACGAGGCCGCGTTCCAATCCAATCTCACGGGGGAGAAAAAATGTTGCGCGTTTGCCTCGGCGGGAATTAACTGGTCGAAAGACGATTGAACGTCCGTCGATCAAACCTGCTGTCTCTGGCCGGGCACATGCCCGAATTGGCTTTCGCCAATGGCTAAATATAGATCAAGGGGCGTTAGCCCTCTTGACCAATCTCCTGAAGGGCCGAGAAATCAACCTCGACGGAGGGGCCCATTGTGGATGTCACGTACAAGCTTTTCCAATAACGCCCCTTCGCGCCACTGGGTTTGTTGCGATCGATCGTTTCTTGCAGCGTCTTGAGGTTCTCGAGCAGGGCATCCGCGGTGAAGCTGGCCTTACCAAAACGAACGTGGACGATGCCGGTGCGATCGGCTCGGAACTCGAGCTTGCCCGCCTTGAAGTCTTTAATCGCAGCCGCGAGATCGGTGGTCACCGTTCCAGCTTTTGGGTTCGGCATCAGACCACGCGGACCCAGCACACGGCCGAGTTTGGCCACCTTGGGCATCATGTCTGGAGTGGCAATCAGGAGGTCGAAATTCATTTCTCCCTTGCTGATCGCTTCCACTAGATCTTCATCGCCAGCGAGTTCGGCGCCAGCGGCTTTAGCGGCAGCCACCTTTTCACCACTGGTGACGACAGCGATGCGAACGGTCTGACCCGTGCCGTTGGGCAGGGCAACCGTGGTGCGCAATTGCTGGTCGGTGTATTTGGGATCGATGCCAAGCCGCACGTGGGCTTCCATCGTTTCGTCAAATTTGGCGTTGGCGTTGTCTTTTACGAGAGCAATCGCCTCGAGGGGCCCGTAGGTACGATCCTCGATCTTGCTGGCCAAGCCAGCCAAGCGCTTTGAAAGTTTGGGCATATCAGAGTTGGGGTACAGACGACATCAGTGATGTCTCCCCCGGTAATGAGGTTGAGAGTGAAACGTTGAGCGTGAACGATGCGATCAATCGCTGACGGCAACGCCCATGTTGCGGGCAGTGCCTTCGATGATCCGCATGGCGGAATCAACGCTGGAGCAATTGAGATCGGGGAGCTTGGTCTTTGCGATCTCCTCGAGCTGAGCGCGGCTGATAGAGCCGACACTGCCCTTTGCAGAATCGCCTGATCCTTTCTCGATACCGGCAGCTTTCGTGATCAACACGGAAGCTGGAGGGGTCTTCGTAATGAAGGTGAAACTACGGTCCTCAAAGACCGAAATCTCAACCGGAATCACGAGTCCGGCTTTGTCCTGCGTCCGAGCGTTGTACTCCTTGCAGAACATCATGATGTTCACGCCGTGCTGACCGAGGGCAGGGCCCACGGGCGGCGCCGGGTTGGCTTTACCGGCCTGAAGGGCCAGCTTGATTACAGCTACGACTTTCTTGGCCATCGTCTGGAGGGTTTGGACAACTACGGATCACCAGGCCCGTGGGCCGGATGCGGCGGGATGGAAAACCACCCCAAAGGCCGCCCTCCGCAGGGAGACGGCCGCCAGCATGTCAGTTCTGCTTGCTGATCTGTGAAAACTCCAGTTCAACTGGCGTTTCCCGTCCAAAAATGGACAGCAATGCCTTGAGCTTGTTGCGCTCGCCTGACACCTCAATCACTTCCCCTTGGAAGTCTTTGAACGGACCAGCGGTAACAAGGATCTGATCGCCTTCGGCCAAGTCGACCTTGACGACGGTTTTCTTCTCGGCAGCGCGCTTAAAGATGCGATCCACCTCTGAACGGCTAAGCGGGCGAGGTTTGATGTGGCCCCGGGCTTTTCCGGTTGCGCGTCGATCCTCAGCACCAACGAAATTAATCACGTTGGGCGTGCTGCGCACCGCCATCATCGTGTCTTCATCCAGCACCATCCGGACGAGCACATAGCCGGGAAACACCTTCTCCTCAGTGGACTGACGGCTGCCGTCCTTTTTCAGCTTGATCGCCGGCGTTTGAGGAATCTCGATCTCAAGAATGCGATTGCTCACCCCAAGGGTGACCGCCCGTTGTTCAAGGGTGGCTTTCACTTTTTTCTCACAACTCGAGGCCACCTGAACCGCATACCACCGAGCAATAGCGGTATTCGCGACAGGCTCCATCGCAAGCGTTCCGTCTTCCCCATCATTCGGGGCCGGCAGATCGATCACCTCAAGGGCGTCCGGTGTGGTCAAGTCGTCGGGCACGGCGAAAGAGAGAAGCGAGTCAGCGGAACACCTGAGATGAAGCCCAACCAAAGAAGCGACTCACGGCAGCGATGGTGGCTGCCGACAGGCTGACCATCAAGATCACAGCGATGGATTCGCTGAAAAGCTGTTGTCGGCTGGGCCAAACCACCAATTTCAACTCTTGAACCGTATCCGCTAAAAAGCCACCCGGTCGGGTGGACTCAGCAGAAGGCTCAGGGGCGTTGGTAGTGGTGTCCTCTTGGGTTGGGCTGGTCACTGGGGGGTGGGACCGGAAGTTGACAACGGTGCCGGAAAGCACTTCGCCAAAGATCCACACTAACTGATGCCCCCTAGTCCATTTGTGGCTCAAACCGCAAGGGCTCTCCATCGGCGCCACCAACAGCGACGCACACACCCGTTGCTCCTGCAAAGCGTTCTTCGAGAAGCTGAGTTGCCAATGGATTCTCCACCTGGCGCCGCAAGACCCGCCGCAGGGGCCTTGCCCCATATTCGGGTTCATAACCCTGGCGCGCCAAGGAATCAGCGACGCCATCCTCGACCGCTAACGACAAGCCCTGTTCCGCGAGCAGGCTCGTCAACTCCTGGAGCTGCAACGTCACGATCTTCACGAGATCAGACACCTGCAGCGGACGGAATCGAATCACCTCATCAATGCGATTCAAAAACTCCGGTCGGAAATGGCTAGCCAAGGCTTCATCCACCTTGCGTTGGAGCGCGGAATCATCGGCTTCCTGTTGTCGGGCATGGTCCAGGATTGCTGGGCTGGCCAGGTTGCTCGTCATCACCACAACCGTGTGCCGGAAGTCGACGGTTCGACCCTGGGAATCCGTGAGGCGGCCATCGTCGAGAACCTGCAACAACAGATTGAACACATCGGGATGGGCTTTCTCCACCTCATCGAGAAGGAGCACGGCATAGGGACGCCGCCGCACCGCCTCGGTGAGCTGACCCCCCTCCTCGTAACCGACGTAACCCGGTGGCGCGCCGATTAATCGCGCCACGGCATTGCGCTCCATGAATTCACTCATATCGAGGCGCACCAACGCCTCTTCTTCATCAAACAAGGATGCCGCCAAGGCCTTGGCTAACTCCGTTTTTCCCACTCCGGTCGGGCCAAGGAACAAGAACGAACCCACCGGGCGTCGCGAATCCTTCATTCCTGCACGGGCGCGGCGGATCGCAGCTGCCACCGCCGTGACCGCCTCCGCCTGACCAATCACCCGTTCACCGAGGTGAGCTTCCAAGGCCAAAAGCTTGCGCCGCTCTCCGGCGAGCAGCCGCTGCACAGGAATGCCTGTCCATCGCGCTACGAGATCGGCGATATCTCCGGCCTCCACCTGTTCCCTCAATAACGCGGTGCCGGCGGCCTGCGCCTCAGCCTGACAAGCCTCAAGCTCCTCTCGGCGTTGCTGCAGCGTGTGCAATTGGTCGTACTGCAAGCGCGCTGCTTCTTCCAGATCACCGTCGCGCTCCGCCTCAGCGATGGCATGGCGAAGCTCTTCGTCCTGACGCAACAACTGGCCGAGTTCATCCAATTGATTCCGCTCCTCTTGCCAACGACGACGCAAGTCGTCGAGGCGGGCCGCACCATCGAGACGGTTGCGTTGCAACTGAATTCGCTCAGCCTCTGGGGCCTGTTCTGCCGCCAGCACCGCCAATTCAACCCGGCGAAGATCGGCTTCTGCCTCCTCCACCACTTGTGGCTTGGAAGTGACTTCCATCTTGAGTTGGGCAGCCGCTTCATCGATCAAATCAATGGCCTTATCGGGCAAACAGCGATCACTGATGTATCGATCCGCCAGTCGGTTCGCCGCTTGCAGCGCCTCATCCGTGATCGACACGCCGTGATGCAGCTCATAACGCTCTTTCAAGCCACGCAGAATCTCCAAGCTCAGGGGCAAATCCGGCTCTCGAATCAGCACCTGCTGAAAACGACGATTCAGGGCTGGGTCTTTCTCCACGGTGCGGCGGTAATCCTCGGGCGTCGTGGCACCGATGCAACGGAGATCACCCCTGGCGAGGGCAGGCTTCAGCAAGCTGCCGGCATCGGTGCTGCTGCGCTCACTCCCCACCACCGTGTGCAATTCGTCGACAAACAACACCACCCCCGAATCAGGGCGACTCACCTCCTCCAGAACCGAGCGAAGCCGTTCCTCGAATTGACCCCGAAATTTGGCGCCGGCAATTAGGGCTCCGAGGTCGAGGGATATCAATCGCATCCCCTGGAGCGATTCCGGCACTTCACCAGACACAATCCGCTGCGCCAACAATTCGGCGACGGCCGTCTTTCCCACTCCGGGTGCCCCAATCAGCACCGGATTGTTTTTGCTGCGACGCGATAAGACCTTGATCAAGTTGCGGATCTCACTGTCTCGGCCGATCACCGGATCCAGCCGACCGGCCTCCGCCTCCGCCGTGAGATCACGCCCGAAGGATTGAAGGGCGCTAGGCGGCGCCTCGTGCTCCTCCATCTCCAAGCGCTGAGATTCCGCAGACGGCAACGCTGGTTCCATTGGAGCCACGTCAGCCCCATTTCTCCGAGAAGACTGGGGCGGATTCAAAGGTTGTGGCTGTTCGCGAGAGGCCTGTGGATCACGAGCCGGCTGGGATGGACGTGGCAGCCGAGACGACTGGGGGGTCGGCCGAGCCGGGGAAGGCGAAGGCTGGGATGACGAAGGCTGGAATGGCTGAGCCGCGACAGACGGACCTTGCAACAGCTCCTCCAACCGGTCGGCGGATAAGCCCAACCCTGCAAATAACTCAGCACCGAGGCGTGGATCAGCCCCAATGGCCATGAGCAGCTGTGGAACATCGATCCGTTCCACTCCCCAGCGTCGACGCACCGC
The DNA window shown above is from Synechococcus sp. CC9902 and carries:
- the rplK gene encoding 50S ribosomal protein L11, which codes for MAKKVVAVIKLALQAGKANPAPPVGPALGQHGVNIMMFCKEYNARTQDKAGLVIPVEISVFEDRSFTFITKTPPASVLITKAAGIEKGSGDSAKGSVGSISRAQLEEIAKTKLPDLNCSSVDSAMRIIEGTARNMGVAVSD
- the rplA gene encoding 50S ribosomal protein L1 gives rise to the protein MPKLSKRLAGLASKIEDRTYGPLEAIALVKDNANAKFDETMEAHVRLGIDPKYTDQQLRTTVALPNGTGQTVRIAVVTSGEKVAAAKAAGAELAGDEDLVEAISKGEMNFDLLIATPDMMPKVAKLGRVLGPRGLMPNPKAGTVTTDLAAAIKDFKAGKLEFRADRTGIVHVRFGKASFTADALLENLKTLQETIDRNKPSGAKGRYWKSLYVTSTMGPSVEVDFSALQEIGQEG
- the nusG gene encoding transcription termination/antitermination protein NusG produces the protein MPDDLTTPDALEVIDLPAPNDGEDGTLAMEPVANTAIARWYAVQVASSCEKKVKATLEQRAVTLGVSNRILEIEIPQTPAIKLKKDGSRQSTEEKVFPGYVLVRMVLDEDTMMAVRSTPNVINFVGAEDRRATGKARGHIKPRPLSRSEVDRIFKRAAEKKTVVKVDLAEGDQILVTAGPFKDFQGEVIEVSGERNKLKALLSIFGRETPVELEFSQISKQN
- a CDS encoding DUF3747 domain-containing protein gives rise to the protein MAATGVAATGVLALLLPNTLAARGIFESRPLPQDRFAVLAQPVGQTGWKLLVLEQIKRKPLCWRPRADGLVEPSLNSFNFAGICSRYLDSNGYSLRSSGSDLGRRFRLRLMQSGSTLQLQAFNPDQTAPIVVGSAPVPSRQRNGFVRLELNNDWQLERRVYQGRTLSHLYFSNPDPIQLLMARAIRQARGSSMAKLGPSRAPSMPPPIPPTPTTSRGSSLASRLSSVQRVASAGPIPLQVIPYSSPRQTLAQ
- a CDS encoding ribonuclease H family protein, which encodes MADGRGRVVAAATDGACRGNPGPGGWGALLRFEDGSVEELGGYDPATTNNRMELQAALALLERLKDLPRHPDLTLRTDSKYLIDGLGSWMKGWKRKGWRTAAGKPVLNQDLWKSLDEARLDDVPLTHVKGHSGDPDNERVDRIAVAFSQGAAPDLAVGVKTSLAPAPPNSDLAPAPLQQLLTRLELADRLAEGAFALTVIELAQLVEQPMKQLEAKDGPWIWRDWLVSPEDTGRWRLQRREGGSGES
- the rplL gene encoding 50S ribosomal protein L7/L12, whose protein sequence is MSAKTDEILESLKSLSLLEASELVKQIEEAFGVSAAASAGVVMAAPGAAGGGEAAEEKTEFDVILESFEASAKIKVLKAVREATGLGLGDAKALVEAAPKLVKEGASKDDAEALKKAIEEVGGKVTIK
- a CDS encoding ATP-dependent Clp protease ATP-binding subunit — protein: MTGSPSFNGSLTHDPDRFSDAAWDLLLSAQDVAGRWRHEQLDVEHLIQVLFTDPVGRTWVEGLPLVVDELLDRLEDVLADQPSGRGTDLFIGEDLEQLLESADAVRRRWGVERIDVPQLLMAIGADPRLGAELFAGLGLSADRLEELLQGPSVAAQPFQPSSSQPSPSPARPTPQSSRLPRPSQPARDPQASREQPQPLNPPQSSRRNGADVAPMEPALPSAESQRLEMEEHEAPPSALQSFGRDLTAEAEAGRLDPVIGRDSEIRNLIKVLSRRSKNNPVLIGAPGVGKTAVAELLAQRIVSGEVPESLQGMRLISLDLGALIAGAKFRGQFEERLRSVLEEVSRPDSGVVLFVDELHTVVGSERSSTDAGSLLKPALARGDLRCIGATTPEDYRRTVEKDPALNRRFQQVLIREPDLPLSLEILRGLKERYELHHGVSITDEALQAANRLADRYISDRCLPDKAIDLIDEAAAQLKMEVTSKPQVVEEAEADLRRVELAVLAAEQAPEAERIQLQRNRLDGAARLDDLRRRWQEERNQLDELGQLLRQDEELRHAIAEAERDGDLEEAARLQYDQLHTLQQRREELEACQAEAQAAGTALLREQVEAGDIADLVARWTGIPVQRLLAGERRKLLALEAHLGERVIGQAEAVTAVAAAIRRARAGMKDSRRPVGSFLFLGPTGVGKTELAKALAASLFDEEEALVRLDMSEFMERNAVARLIGAPPGYVGYEEGGQLTEAVRRRPYAVLLLDEVEKAHPDVFNLLLQVLDDGRLTDSQGRTVDFRHTVVVMTSNLASPAILDHARQQEADDSALQRKVDEALASHFRPEFLNRIDEVIRFRPLQVSDLVKIVTLQLQELTSLLAEQGLSLAVEDGVADSLARQGYEPEYGARPLRRVLRRQVENPLATQLLEERFAGATGVCVAVGGADGEPLRFEPQMD
- a CDS encoding quinone-dependent dihydroorotate dehydrogenase, whose product is MSPSSSVGPLGSGAFYQRWLGPLLARDEGLDAEQLSQVALTALGQASLRRRWPGVSSVLDGVAADLQRRDLRLEQVLFGCRFPNPVGLAAGFDKNGVAAGIWDRFGFGFAEVGTVTWHGQPGNPKPRLFRLAEEQAALNRMGFNNDGAQELLKTLDRQRLEPPGQRPAVLGINVGKSKVTSLEQAPDDYAASLEHLAPMADYAVINVSSPNTPGLRDLQDSVQLRRLVERLRRLAACPPLLVKIAPDLDDEAIDSIARLAYQEGLAGVIAVNTSLDRLGLAQRRLAQTGRTLAEEAGGLSGAPLRGRALEVIRRLRAGAGPALPLVGVGGIDSPETAWERIVAGASLVQLYTGWIFQGPDLVPRILEGLEGQMDRHGLRSIGEAVGSGLPWQP
- the secE gene encoding preprotein translocase subunit SecE, giving the protein MTSPTQEDTTTNAPEPSAESTRPGGFLADTVQELKLVVWPSRQQLFSESIAVILMVSLSAATIAAVSRFFGWASSQVFR
- the rplJ gene encoding 50S ribosomal protein L10, which translates into the protein MGRTLENKQQIVGELKGLLAETELALVLDFKGLSIKEMSDLRDRLRVTNSVCKVTKNTLMRRAIDGDSSWANLDSLLTGTNAFVLVKGDVGAGVKAVRSFQNEFKKSETKGALFEGKLLSQDEIKAIADLPSREELMAQIAGAINAVATKVAVGINEVPTGMARALKQHAEGGDS